The Siniperca chuatsi isolate FFG_IHB_CAS linkage group LG12, ASM2008510v1, whole genome shotgun sequence genome has a segment encoding these proteins:
- the crygs2 gene encoding crystallin, gamma S2, which translates to MGRIVFYEDKNFQGRRYECDSDCSDFHSYLSRCNSIRVESGAWVVYERPNYMGYQYVLTRGEYPDYQRWTGLNDRLSSCKMVHFTSGTLYKMQLYEKADFGGQAFEATEDCPSLLEKFCWREVNSCKVFDGWWVFYEHPNYRGRQYFLEKGEYRKPGDWGAVSPTVQSFRRFTE; encoded by the exons ATGGGCAGG ATTGTCTTCTACGAGGACAAGAACTTCCAGGGCCGTCGCTATGAGTGTGACAGCGACTGCTCGGATTTCCACTCCTACCTGAGCCGCTGCAACTCCATCCGGGTGGAGAGTGGGGCCTGGGTGGTGTACGAGAGGCCCAACTACATGGGCTACCAGTATGTCCTGACCAGGGGGGAGTACCCAGACTACCAGCGCTGGACGGGCCTTAACGACCGCCTCAGCTCCTGCAAGATGGTCCACTTT ACCAGTGGGACCCTGTACAAGATGCAGCTGTATGAGAAGGCAGACTTCGGGGGTCAGGCCTTCGAGGCCACAGAGGACTGTCCCTCTCTTCTGGAGAAGTTCTGCTGGAGGGAGGTCAACTCCTGTAAGGTCTTTGACGGCTGGTGGGTTTTCTACGAGCACCCCAACTACCGTGGACGCCAGTACTTCCTTGAGAAGGGGGAGTACCGCAAGCCAGGCGACTGGGGTGCTGTCAGTCCTACGGTCCAGTCCTTCAGGCGCTTCACTGAATGA